The genomic stretch GAATCGGAGTTCGCGCGTTACTCTGATCCAGTTTCTGTCGTTTGCTGGTCGATGGGTGCGACTCGCTATCCTCGCCTCGTACATCCGTAGACCATATCTTCAGCATCGTATCCCAACTTCCGGTGGCCATTCGGGTCTTACTCTGGTTAGCAGCTATGCAGTCCACTCCGCGCTCGTGTCCCTTGCATACTTGCACACACTCCACGGAGTTGGCAGCTACATTCCACTCCCACAACATGACCATCTGATCCTGGGATGCACTGGCAAACACACCCCGCTCCTCGTCCAGCGAAATCCATGTCACACCCTTGACCGGTGCAATATGACCCGGAATTGTCAACTTGTGTTTACCTTTAGCAGTCCAAATATTCAAGGTGTTATCATAGCACCCTGTCAGAATCCAACCATCTCGCGCTTCAAGGGCGGAAACCCAATCATCGTGCAACAGGCAATCCTGTGGCTCCGGTGCCGGATAACGTTCGACATATTCCAGCTCAACTGTATCTTCGAAGGAAATTTCCCGTTCCTTCAGATGCTGTCCGAGAGGAATCTTCACAAACTCTCCCTTTAGCAGAAAGTCGAACTCCACTTTACCCGCTTCCGGGCTACCGGAATCTTTTAACAAAGTATTAATCAGCACGTTCAGTTCTTTATTGTTGACATTCGCTCGGATCGAGTACGGGACATCTGGAACAGCAAATCTACGGGAAGTTTAGTTATATTAGCCTATTAGTTCTTGCTTGTAAATTAGTTCACGATACTCACTGCTTCTGCTTCGTGGTCAGATGCAACTGCAGTTGTCCCTCGGTTTTGCCGGTAATTTTTAGTGCCATTCTGTCAGCGGTAGCCGTAATTTGGCTAGCACAGAACACTTTAGAAGTGTGCTTACTTCCGAATTCGAGGTAATTTGCAGGTTTGCAGCAGAAACTAAA from Wyeomyia smithii strain HCP4-BCI-WySm-NY-G18 chromosome 3, ASM2978416v1, whole genome shotgun sequence encodes the following:
- the LOC129727862 gene encoding ribosome biogenesis protein WDR12 homolog is translated as MALKITGKTEGQLQLHLTTKQKQFAVPDVPYSIRANVNNKELNVLINTLLKDSGSPEAGKVEFDFLLKGEFVKIPLGQHLKEREISFEDTVELEYVERYPAPEPQDCLLHDDWVSALEARDGWILTGCYDNTLNIWTAKGKHKLTIPGHIAPVKGVTWISLDEERGVFASASQDQMVMLWEWNVAANSVECVQVCKGHERGVDCIAANQSKTRMATGSWDTMLKIWSTDVRGEDSESHPSTSKRQKLDQSNARTPILTLAGHRECVSGVQWIDDSTIVTSSWDHTIKIWDLALSGIKSEISGQKSFFDLSYSQLNGLIIAASPDKNLRLYDPKSNQGTIVKNTYLGHTQWVQTVCWSTTNEYLFVSGAYDNHVKLWDYRSPKAPIFELIGHEDKVLACDWSNPRYIISGGSDNSVRVFKSKVATQTE